A part of Larkinella insperata genomic DNA contains:
- a CDS encoding amidohydrolase family protein: protein MIFSLIRKSTLYFFVSGLMGWLFLGPRSAVAQGVENLRLTDYRPQSIYRIPKTTVTKAKFPVIDVHSHDFLTNSGGDLAQWVKTMDGHGIKKTIVLTMSTGARFDSLVAKYKAYPDRFDLWCGFDFTGYDKDPKWTDHAIKELERCQKMGAKGIGEVGDKGLGLFYDRPTKAYGMHIDDPRMKPLLKRCGELGMPINIHVAESYWMYQKVDSTNDGLINAAKWHVYLNQPDILNHGQMIKTLENAVRDNPGTTFIACHLANCDYDLTILGKMLDTYPNLYADISARYGETATIPRYMKKFYERYQDRLLYGTDMAITDHMYQTTFRILETADEHFYEIDEYHYHWPLHGFDLSDQVLKKLYSENAEKLLYRKKR, encoded by the coding sequence ATGATTTTCTCTCTAATCCGAAAAAGCACACTCTATTTTTTCGTAAGCGGTCTGATGGGATGGCTGTTTCTGGGGCCCCGGTCCGCGGTAGCGCAGGGCGTAGAGAATCTTCGGTTAACGGATTACCGGCCGCAGTCGATCTACCGGATTCCGAAAACCACCGTCACCAAAGCCAAATTTCCGGTGATCGACGTGCATTCGCATGATTTTTTAACAAATTCCGGGGGGGATCTGGCGCAATGGGTGAAGACGATGGATGGGCACGGCATCAAAAAGACCATCGTCCTGACGATGTCGACGGGTGCCCGATTCGACTCGCTGGTGGCCAAGTATAAAGCCTATCCGGACCGGTTCGACCTCTGGTGCGGGTTTGATTTTACGGGCTACGACAAAGACCCGAAATGGACCGACCACGCCATCAAAGAACTGGAACGGTGCCAGAAAATGGGAGCGAAGGGCATCGGGGAAGTGGGCGACAAGGGCCTGGGGCTGTTTTACGACCGTCCGACCAAAGCGTACGGGATGCACATCGACGATCCGCGCATGAAACCACTCCTGAAGCGCTGCGGAGAACTCGGGATGCCCATCAACATCCACGTGGCCGAATCGTACTGGATGTACCAGAAAGTCGATTCAACCAACGACGGGTTGATCAATGCCGCCAAATGGCACGTTTATCTGAACCAGCCCGATATTCTGAACCACGGGCAGATGATCAAAACGCTTGAAAATGCGGTGCGCGACAACCCCGGCACCACGTTTATTGCCTGCCATCTGGCCAATTGCGATTACGACCTGACGATTCTGGGCAAGATGCTCGATACGTACCCGAACCTGTACGCCGACATCTCGGCCCGCTACGGTGAAACGGCTACGATTCCGCGCTACATGAAGAAATTTTACGAACGGTATCAGGACCGGCTGCTGTACGGCACCGACATGGCCATCACCGACCACATGTACCAGACCACGTTCCGGATTCTGGAAACTGCCGACGAGCATTTTTACGAAATCGACGAATACCATTACCACTGGCCGCTGCACGGTTTTGACCTGAGCGATCAGGTGCTTAAAAAGCTGTATTCCGAAAACGCCGAGAAGCTCCTGTATCGGAAGAAGCGCTGA
- a CDS encoding acyltransferase family protein: MIAQPVVREKKAERYLSLDVFRGVVMVFLLTETTLELPRMAAFYPDSAFWNFISYQTSHEIWIGCRAWDLIQPSFMLMVGVAVPFSIASRLAKGATPADLWRHTWRRTVILILLGIFLRSMGAEQTNFTFEDVITQIGLGYPLLFWLAFRPERVQWAALAVILIGYWALFAFWPTTDAYLLQPNGQVEGQPYQPLTGFFAHWNIQANPAAYFDRWFLNLFPRENPFVINAGGYQTLSFIPSLGTMLLGLLAGERLRQENPVPTKIRTLVVWGIAGIALAWLLHLAGICPIVKRIWTPTWTLLSAGLVFLMLAFWVWAVEVRGWRRGTVWLVAVGANSMAAYLTHWTIHGWMRDNLQTNLGLLINGLDDGVQHLIIGSLAFALAWYVLYWLYQRKVFVRI, translated from the coding sequence ATGATTGCCCAACCCGTCGTGCGCGAAAAAAAAGCCGAGCGCTACCTGTCCCTGGACGTTTTTCGGGGCGTTGTCATGGTTTTTTTGCTGACCGAAACCACGCTCGAACTGCCCCGGATGGCGGCATTTTACCCCGACAGCGCTTTCTGGAATTTCATCAGCTACCAGACGTCGCACGAAATCTGGATTGGCTGCCGGGCCTGGGATCTGATTCAGCCGTCGTTTATGCTGATGGTGGGTGTGGCCGTGCCGTTTTCCATCGCCAGCCGGCTCGCCAAGGGAGCCACCCCGGCCGATCTCTGGCGACACACGTGGCGTCGAACCGTGATTCTGATTTTGCTGGGCATTTTCCTGCGGTCGATGGGCGCGGAGCAGACCAATTTCACCTTTGAGGATGTCATTACGCAAATCGGGTTGGGATACCCACTTCTGTTCTGGCTGGCGTTTCGCCCGGAGCGGGTGCAGTGGGCGGCCCTGGCGGTAATTCTCATCGGTTATTGGGCCTTGTTTGCGTTCTGGCCAACCACCGACGCGTATTTGCTGCAACCAAACGGCCAGGTTGAAGGCCAGCCGTACCAGCCGCTGACGGGTTTCTTCGCCCACTGGAACATCCAAGCCAATCCGGCGGCTTATTTCGACCGGTGGTTTCTAAACCTTTTTCCCCGCGAAAACCCGTTTGTGATCAATGCGGGCGGCTACCAGACGCTGAGCTTCATTCCGTCGCTGGGCACCATGCTGCTGGGCTTGCTGGCCGGTGAGCGGCTGCGGCAGGAGAACCCGGTGCCGACTAAAATCCGGACGCTGGTCGTTTGGGGAATCGCCGGTATAGCACTCGCTTGGCTTTTGCACCTTGCCGGTATTTGCCCAATTGTCAAGCGCATCTGGACACCCACCTGGACGCTTCTCAGCGCTGGACTGGTGTTTCTGATGCTGGCCTTTTGGGTCTGGGCGGTCGAGGTCCGGGGCTGGCGCCGGGGCACGGTCTGGCTGGTGGCCGTCGGGGCTAATTCGATGGCGGCTTACCTCACGCACTGGACCATTCACGGCTGGATGCGCGATAACCTCCAGACCAACCTGGGGTTGCTCATCAACGGTTTAGACGACGGTGTTCAGCATCTGATCATCGGTAGTCTGGCGTTTGCGCTGGCCTGGTACGTCCTGTACTGGCTGTATCAACGGAAGGTTTTTGTCCGCATTTAA
- a CDS encoding SusC/RagA family TonB-linked outer membrane protein: MPHLLLIRCLSLSVLLSVAYAQAHGTTPALRRMERVISGRVTGNDGPLPGASIVVKGTTVGTTTDTEGKYTLRAADKATTLVVSYIGYLPQEIAIGNRTTIDIVLQQDANTLSEMVVVGYGTQRKSDLTGSISSIKAADITQLPTQRVDQALQGRAAGVMVLNTDGAPGGNTTIRVRGMNSINGGNNALIVIDGLQGGNLNSLNPNDIENIEVLKDASATAIYGSQGANGVILITTKMGKKGKPMITYSYNIGVQNLRNKLDVMNAADFARTVNANIATQTGSGNIPVPMFTDAQIRDYEQTGGTDWQDVVYRTATLQNHQLSISGGTENLRYLVSGGYLDQQGILVNSSYKRFSLRANLNTDITKRVRFGLNWAGSKEAGNSPPFGDAGISFLGNAVNVAPRWAPTEPVYDANGNYSVHRPGYGASDTWNPLASAMEPYIDNNTIRNTLNGYLEFDLLKDLKLRITGGAIIQNLNNQRYYNLKTKEGVQYNGSGTVNTDLYTRYQNSNILTYDKTFGVHRLTATGVVEQQFQKSSGSGTQAKNFLVDQTGVFDLAGAGSVVNSSSASERVINSYLGRINYSYKDKYLLTASYRADGSSVFGKNNKWGYFPSASVAWNASEEEFIRNLNVISNLKVRASWGVTGNQAISPYGTLARISSGSNYPYNGNNTTDLGFYIASAANPDLKWESTTQTNLGLDVAVLRGRLTATVDYYHKTTKDLLLYRELPGYTGLANILSNIGSVENKGIELALGGDPLVGAFKWNTNFNVSANRNKVLDLGTATQISYKTTVGGYGVNKNFMYLAKGEPFGQMYGWQYEGVWKTGEAEQAARYGQLPGDPRYTDLNNDGVIDTKDIKAIGNAFPKFIFGWSNRMTYKAFELNFLIQGTKGNDIFNQGRIRLEGPGEGTSARLLDRWTPDNQDTDVPGFIDGLTRQQANLTNKVLIAGDQRLSRWVEDGSYIRLKTVTLSYNVPQALSEKVKLSRVRAYVSGTNLITLTTYSGYDPEVSSFNGNDAQIGVDFSNYPPARILTFGIDVSF; this comes from the coding sequence ATGCCCCATTTACTACTAATTCGCTGCCTGTCACTCAGCGTTCTGCTGAGTGTGGCTTACGCCCAGGCGCACGGCACCACGCCCGCGCTCAGGCGTATGGAACGCGTCATTTCGGGAAGAGTGACCGGCAATGACGGCCCGCTGCCGGGTGCCAGCATCGTTGTGAAGGGAACAACGGTCGGAACCACCACCGATACCGAAGGGAAATACACCCTGCGGGCTGCTGATAAGGCCACAACGCTGGTTGTATCGTACATCGGGTATTTACCGCAGGAAATCGCGATCGGAAACCGGACGACGATTGATATTGTGCTGCAGCAGGACGCCAACACCTTGTCCGAGATGGTGGTGGTGGGCTACGGTACCCAGCGCAAAAGCGACCTGACGGGTTCCATCAGCTCCATCAAGGCGGCTGACATTACGCAGTTGCCGACCCAGCGGGTCGATCAGGCATTGCAGGGCCGCGCAGCCGGGGTGATGGTGTTGAATACCGACGGCGCACCGGGCGGTAACACCACCATCCGGGTGCGGGGGATGAACTCCATCAACGGCGGCAACAACGCCCTGATCGTAATCGACGGTTTGCAGGGCGGTAACCTCAACTCGCTCAATCCGAACGACATCGAAAACATCGAAGTGCTGAAAGATGCCTCGGCGACGGCCATTTACGGGTCGCAGGGAGCCAACGGGGTGATTCTGATTACGACCAAAATGGGCAAGAAAGGAAAGCCCATGATTACCTACAGCTACAACATCGGGGTCCAGAACCTGCGCAACAAACTCGACGTGATGAATGCCGCCGATTTTGCCCGGACGGTCAACGCCAACATCGCCACGCAAACCGGTTCCGGCAACATCCCCGTTCCGATGTTTACCGATGCCCAGATTCGGGACTACGAACAAACCGGCGGCACCGACTGGCAGGATGTGGTTTACCGAACGGCAACGCTGCAAAATCACCAGCTGTCCATCAGCGGGGGCACCGAAAACCTGCGGTACCTCGTCTCGGGCGGCTACCTGGATCAGCAGGGAATTCTGGTCAATTCGAGCTACAAACGGTTTTCACTGCGGGCCAACCTAAACACCGACATCACCAAGCGGGTGCGGTTCGGGCTGAACTGGGCCGGATCCAAAGAAGCCGGTAATTCGCCCCCGTTCGGCGACGCCGGGATTAGTTTTCTGGGCAATGCCGTGAACGTGGCCCCGCGCTGGGCACCCACCGAACCGGTTTACGACGCCAACGGCAACTACAGCGTGCACCGGCCCGGCTACGGCGCGTCGGATACCTGGAACCCGCTGGCCAGCGCCATGGAACCGTACATCGACAACAACACCATCCGCAACACGCTGAACGGGTATCTCGAATTTGATCTTTTGAAAGACCTCAAACTGCGCATCACGGGCGGGGCCATCATCCAGAACCTGAACAACCAGCGGTATTACAACCTCAAAACCAAGGAGGGCGTCCAGTACAACGGCTCTGGTACGGTCAACACCGACCTGTACACCCGCTACCAGAACTCCAACATCCTGACCTACGACAAAACCTTTGGCGTTCATCGTTTGACGGCGACGGGCGTGGTGGAGCAGCAGTTTCAGAAATCCTCCGGTTCGGGCACGCAGGCCAAAAATTTCCTGGTTGATCAGACGGGCGTGTTTGATCTGGCCGGTGCAGGTTCGGTCGTCAATTCCTCCTCGGCGTCGGAGCGGGTCATCAATTCGTACCTAGGACGGATCAACTACTCCTACAAAGACAAGTATTTGCTGACGGCCAGCTACCGGGCCGACGGGTCGTCGGTGTTCGGGAAAAACAACAAGTGGGGCTATTTTCCGTCGGCTTCCGTCGCCTGGAACGCGTCCGAGGAGGAGTTTATCCGCAACCTGAACGTTATTTCAAATCTGAAAGTGCGGGCGAGCTGGGGCGTTACGGGCAACCAGGCCATCTCGCCCTACGGCACGCTGGCGCGGATCAGTTCCGGCAGCAACTACCCCTACAACGGCAACAACACCACCGATCTGGGCTTCTACATCGCCAGCGCGGCCAACCCCGATCTGAAGTGGGAAAGCACCACCCAAACCAACCTGGGCCTGGACGTGGCCGTCTTGCGCGGACGGCTGACGGCAACAGTTGACTACTACCACAAAACCACCAAAGATCTGCTGCTCTACCGCGAATTGCCGGGCTACACGGGTTTGGCCAACATCCTGTCCAACATCGGTTCGGTGGAAAACAAGGGGATCGAACTGGCCCTCGGCGGTGATCCGCTGGTGGGTGCCTTCAAGTGGAATACCAATTTCAATGTTTCGGCCAACCGCAACAAGGTGCTGGATCTGGGTACGGCCACGCAGATTTCCTACAAAACCACCGTGGGCGGTTACGGCGTCAACAAAAACTTTATGTACCTGGCGAAAGGAGAACCGTTCGGGCAGATGTACGGCTGGCAGTACGAAGGCGTCTGGAAAACCGGCGAAGCCGAACAGGCCGCCCGCTACGGCCAGCTCCCCGGCGATCCGCGGTATACCGACCTGAACAACGACGGGGTTATTGATACGAAAGACATTAAGGCGATCGGCAACGCGTTTCCCAAGTTTATCTTCGGCTGGAGCAACCGCATGACCTACAAGGCGTTTGAGCTGAATTTTCTGATTCAGGGCACGAAAGGCAACGACATTTTTAACCAGGGCCGGATTCGGCTGGAAGGCCCCGGCGAGGGTACCAGCGCCCGTCTGCTCGACCGCTGGACGCCCGACAATCAGGATACCGACGTGCCGGGCTTTATCGACGGCCTGACCCGCCAGCAGGCCAACCTGACCAACAAAGTGCTCATCGCGGGCGACCAACGCCTGAGCCGCTGGGTGGAAGACGGTTCGTACATCCGGCTGAAAACCGTCACGCTCTCGTACAACGTGCCGCAGGCCCTTTCCGAAAAAGTCAAACTCAGCCGGGTGCGGGCGTACGTTAGTGGCACCAACCTGATTACGCTGACCACCTACAGCGGCTACGACCCGGAAGTCAGTTCGTTTAACGGCAACGACGCCCAGATCGGGGTCGATTTCAGCAACTACCCACCGGCCCGAATCCTGACGTTCGGCATCGATGTTTCCTTCTAA